A window from Salminus brasiliensis chromosome 7, fSalBra1.hap2, whole genome shotgun sequence encodes these proteins:
- the ywhaba gene encoding 14-3-3 protein beta/alpha-A, whose product MDKSDLVQKAKLAEQAERYDDMASSMKAVTEGGVELSNEERNLLSVAYKNVVGARRSSWRVISSIEQKTEGNEKKQQMAREYREKIETELQEICNDVLGLLEKYLIPNASQAESKVFYLKMKGDYYRYLSEVASGESKKTTVDNSQKAYQDAFEISKKEMQPTHPIRLGLALNFSVFYYEILNTPEQACSLAKTAFDEAIAELDTLNEDSYKDSTLIMQLLRDNLTLWTSENQGDEGDAGEGEN is encoded by the exons ATGGACAAGAGTGACCTGGTGCAGAAGGCCAAGCTAGCCGAGCAGGCAGAGCGCTATGATGACATGGCTTCCTCCATGAAGGCTGTCACAGAGGGCGGGGTCGAGCTGTCCAACGAAGAGCGCAACCTGCTGTCCGTGGCCTACAAGAACGTGGTTGGTGCCCGCCGCTCCTCCTGGCGCGTCATCTCCAGCATCGAGCAGAAGACAGAGGGCAACGAGAAGAAGCAGCAAATGGCACGCGAGTACCGCGAGAAGATCGAGACTGAGCTACAGGAAATCTGCAATGATGTGCTG GGCCTTCTGGAGAAGTACCTCATACCCAACGCTAGCCAGGCAGAGAGCAAAGTCTTCTACCTGAAAATGAAAGGAGACTACTACAGATACTTATCTGAGGTGGCATCTGGAGAATCAAAGAAAA CCACGGTGGACAACTCTCAGAAGGCTTACCAGGATGCGTTTGAGATTAGCAAGAAGGAGATGCAGCCGACACACCCCATCAGGCTGGGTCTAGCTCTCAACTTCTCCGTCTTCTATTACGAAATCCTGAACACCCCAGAGCAGGCCTGCAGTTTGGCAAAGACG GCTTTTGATGAAGCCATTGCTGAGCTCGACACTTTGAATGAGGACTCTTACAAAGACAGCACTCTGATCATGCAGCTACTAAGGGACAACCTCACT CTGTGGACATCAGAAAACCAGGGTGACGAAGGGGACGCCGGCGAGGGGGAGAACTAA